The sequence ATGGGCCGGGTGCACATCGAACGCGACGGGATATCGCACAGCCACGAGGCGAGATTCGTCCTGATCGGCACCATGAATCCGGAAGAGGGTGAGCTGCGCCCGCAGCTGCTCGACCGGTTCGGGCTCACCGTGGACGTGCACGCCTCACGCGAGGTCGATGTGCGAGCCGACGTGATTCGCGCACGGATGGCGTTCGAGGCCGACCCTGCCGCGTTCGCCGCTTCCTACGCCGAACAGGATGCCGAGCTGGCCCGCGGGATCGCTGCCGCCCGCGCAGCTGTCGGCGATGTGGATTTGCCGGACAACGAATTACGCCGCATTGCCGCGCTGTGTGCGGCGTTCGACGTCGACGGGATGCGCGCCGACCTCGTGGTGGCGCGCACCGCAGTCGCACACGCGGCGTGGCGCGGGTCGCGAGTAGTCGAGGAAACCGACATCCGCGTGGCCGCCGAGCTCGCGCTGCCACACCGGCGGCGACGCGACCCGTTCGACGATCCCGGCCTTGACCCCCAGCAGCTCGACGATGCGATGGCGCAATCGCAGGAGCAGGCAGGTGACCCGAACCCCGAGCCCGACCCGGATTCACCCGACGATGGCGGCGGTGCGCCGGTCACCGATTCGGATCGGCCCCAGCCGCAGGGCAATTCGTCACCCACGACGCGCCCGAGCGCGGCGCCGTCGGGCGTCTTCCGAACCCGCACCCTCCAGGTTCCCGGTGTGGGGGAGGGCGCTCCCGGTAGACGCTCGCGTGCGCGCAACCGCACCGGGACGCCCGTTTCGTCGACGGCAGAGCCCGACGAGGGGCACGGTCTGCATGTCTTCGCGACGCTGCTGGCCGCTGCGCGTCGGCAGCAGCGGCCGGGTCGGCCCCGTCCCACAGCCGACGATGTCCGCCGAGCGATTCGCGAAGGCCGCGAAGGAAACCTGGTGATCTTCGTCGTCGACGCATCGGGCTCGATGGCGGCGCGCGACCGGATGTCGGCGGTCAGCGGCGCAACGCTCTCGCTGCTGCGCGACGCCTATCAGCGCCGGGACAAGGTTGCGGTGATCACCTTCCGTGGGCAGGACGCCACCGTGCTGTTGCCGCCGACCTCGTCGGTGCACATAGCAGGGCGCAGGCTGACCCGATTCGACACCGGTGGGAAAACGCCACTGGCGCAGGGGCTGCTGGCCGCACGCGATGTGGTCGTGCGCGAGAAGGCGCGCGATCGGGCCCGGCGCTGCCTGGTGGTCGTCCTGACCGACGGACGCGCCACCGGCGGTCCCGACCCGCTCGGCCGGGCGCGGATCGCGGCGGCGCGACTGCTCGCAGAAGGCGCGGCGGCCGTCGTCGTCGACTGCGAAACATCCTTCGTGCGACTCGGTTTGGCCGAGGACCTGGCGCGTCACCTCGGTGCCCCCGCGGTTCGGCTGGCGCAGCTGAGGGCCGACAACCTCACCGCCGTGGTCCGCACCGCCGCATAGGGAGGGCTGAAGATGCCTCAGGGACAACCTCTCGCCGTTCCCGACGACGGTCTGACGACTCGCGTCCGCCGCAACGCACCGCTGCTCGCCGTGCACACGGGCGCGGGTAAGGGCAAGTCGACAGCGGCCTTCGGAATGGCACTGCGCGCGTGGAACCAGGGTTTCGACATCGCGGTGTTCCAGTTCGTCAAGAGCGCCAAGTGGAAAGTGGGCGAGGAAGCCGCTTTTCGTGAGCTCGGCCGGGTGCACGACGAGCACGGCGTCGGCGGCCCCGTCGAATGGCACAAGATGGGGTCCGGCTGGTCGTGGTCGCGCAAGGCTGGCACCGACGTCGACCATGCCGCCGCCGCGGCCGACGGCTGGGCCGAGATCGCCAGGCGATTGGCCGAGGAGCGGCACGACTTCTATGTGCTCGACGAGTTCACCTACCCGCTCAAATGGGGGTGGATCGACACCGACGAGGTGGTCGCCACGCTCGCTGCGCGGCCGGGTACCCAGCACGTGGTGATCACCGGCCGCGACGCCCCGCAGTCTCTGCTCGACGCCGCCGATCTGGTCACCGAGATGACCAAGGTGAAACACCCGATGGACGTGGGCCGTAAGGGTCAGAAGGGCATCGAGTGGTGACTGTTCTTCTCGCGGGCTGGGCCTACGCGAGCAGACGCAAAGGTGCCCATTTAGACGGCGTGTCGGGCACTTTTGCGTCTGCTCGCGCGAAAACGGAACGGCCGTGAGCACGGTGGGCGTGCCTGCCGTCGTGATCGCCGCGCCTGCGTCGGGCAGCGGAAAGACCACAGTGGCAACGGGTTTGATCGGCGCGCTGCGACAGGCTGGGCACCGCGTCGCCCCCTTCAAGGTCGGCCCCGATTACATCGACCCCGGCTATCACGCGATTGCGGCGGGCAGGCCGGGCCGCAACCTCGACCCGGTTCTGGTCGGCGACGACCTGATCGGCCCGCTGTACCGGCACGGCGGCGACGGGTGCGACATCGCCGTGGTCGAGGGCGTGATGGGGCTGTTCGACGGTCGCATCGAACCCACCATGACCGGCCCGGCGACGGGTTCGACGGCACACGTCGCCGCCCTTCTCGGCGCGCCGGTGATCCTCGTCGTCGACGCCAAGGGGCAGAGCCACAGCATGGCCGCGCTGCTGCACGGCTTCTCGACGTTCGACGACACCACAAGGATTGCCGGGGTCATCCTCAACCGGGTCGGCTCACCGCGGCACGCGGAGGTGCTGCAGCAGGCGTGCGAGCATGCTGGCATCCCGGTTGTCGGCGCGTTGCCGCGGCTCGACGAGTTGAGCGTGCCCTCACGGCATCTCGGGCTGGTCACCGCCATCGAACACGGTGAGCATGCCCGCGCCGCCGTCGCCGCGATGACGTCCTTAGTCGCTGCGCACGTCGACCTGGCGGGCGTCGTCGCCGCCGCGGGCGGACACGTCACCGCGGACCCGTGGAGCGCGGAAGACGCCGTCGGCGACCGCACCGCCTGCGGTGTCACGGTGGCCCTAGCCTCGGGTAGAGCGTTCAGCTTCAGCTACGCCGAACACTCAGAACTGCTCAGGGCGGCGGGCGCCGACGTCGTCGAGTTCGACCCGCTGATCGACGGCCTGCCCGCGGGCTGCGCGGCGCTGGTGCTGCCCGGCGGGTTCCCCGAGGAGTTCAGCACCGAGTTGTCGGCCAATGTACCTGTCCGACAACAGATCGCCGCGCTCGCCGCGACGGGTGCGCCCGTGCACGCCGAATGCGCCGGCCTGACGTACCTCGTCGACGAGCTCGAGGGCTATCCGATGTGCGGTGTGCTTTCGGGCTCGGCGCGGTTCACCGACCGGCTCACGCTGGCCTACCGCGAAGCCGCCGCCACCGCCGATTCGACGCTCTACGCGGCGGGGGAGCGCGCGATCGGCCATGAGTTCCACCGAACCACAGTCACGTTCGCCGACAGCTATCACCCGGCCTGGGTGTATCGCGGCCGCGACGTCGCCGCCGTCCGCGACGGCGCCGTGCACGGCGGAGTGCATGCCAGCTATCTGCACACCCATCCGGCGGCCCGCCCCCATGCGACGGCACGCTTCGTCGAGGCGGCGAGAAACCTCTAAGCTCGCCGGATGACGCGCACGCGTAGGGGTACCGCCCGCCCGAAGGGCAGGGGGAGAGCGAGGTGACCTCTGAGAACGCCTACCTCGTCGGCCTGCGCCTCGCCGGAAGGAAGGTCGTCGTCGTCGGCGGTGGCACGGTTGCCCAGCGCCGCCTTCCCTTGCTGGTTGCCACCGGCGCGGACGTGCACGTCATCTCCAGGTCCGCGACTCCTGCCGTCGAAGCGATGAGCGGAATCACGCTGACGCTCAGGGTCTTTGAGGACGGCGATCTCGACGGCGCGTGGTACGTCATCGCCGCCACCGACGACCCCGACGTCAACGCGGCCGTTGTCGACGGGGCCGAGCGGCGGCGAGTCTTCTGCGTCCGTGCCGACGCCGGAAGCGAAGGTTCCGCGGTGACGCCCGCCACATTCGACTACGAGGGGCTGGCCGTCGGCGTACTCGCCGCGGGCGATCACCGACGTTCGGCGGCCATCCGATCGGCGATACACGAGGCTTTCCAGCAGGGCCTGATCACCGGCGAAGCGCCCGGCGTCGTGCACGGCGGGGTGGCCCTTGTCGGCGGCGGACCCGGTGACCCGGAGCTGATCACGGTGCGTGGCAGACGTCTGCTGGCCAACGCCGACGTGGTGGTCGCCGACCGGCTCGCGCCGCCGGAACTGCTCGCAGAACTGCCGCCGCACGTCGAGGTCATCGACGCCGCGAAGATTCCGTACGGCCGGGCGATGGCACAGGATGCGATCAATGCGGTGCTCATCGAGCGGGCCAAAGAAGGCAAGTTCGTCGTCCGGCTCAAGGGCGGCGACCCGTTCGTCTTCGCGCGCGGCTACGAGGAAGTGATCGCGTGTGCCAATGCCGGCATTCCGGTGACTGTCGTGCCGGGTGTGACAAGTGCCATAGCGGTTCCCGCAATGGCAGGCGTTCCCGTCACCCACCGAGCGATAACGCACGAGTTTGTGGTGGTCAGCGGCCATGTTGCGCCGGGACACCCCGAATCGTTAGTGAATTGGGATGCGCTGGCCGCGATGTCCGGCACCGTCGTTTTGCTGATGGCCGTCGAGCGGATCGAGCAATTCGCCGAAGTCCTGCTCAAAGGCGGCCGACCTGCGGATACACCAGTGCTCGTCGTCCAGCACGGCACGACCTCGGCGCAGCGGACGTTGCGGACCACGCTCGGCGACGCGCCAGAGGCGATCCGGTCGGAAGGCGTCCGACCACCGGCGATCATCGTGATCGGCCCCGTAGCGGCCTTCGGCGGTTAAAGGGATCTTAAGATTACTGTAAGGTAACCACCTATGACGGCTCTCAATGACGCAGAGCGCGCCGCCATCCGACGTGACGCAGAAGGCGGCACGGCCCGGGCGCTCCCGGAGCAGGCGAAACCCTCCGCGGTGTCGAAAACCGGCAGGTACCCGGCTTGGCTGCCCTCTCGGCGCTTCATCGCCGCGGTCATCGCGATCGGCGGCATGCAGCTGCTGGCAACCATGGACAGCACGGTCGCGATCGTTGCGCTTCCTAAGATCCAGGACGAACTCAACCTCTCCGACGCGGGCCGCAGCTGGGTCATCACGGCCTATGTGCTGACCTTCGGCGGCCTGATGCTGCTCGGTGGGCGCCTCGGCGACACCATCGGGCGCAAGCGGACCTTCATCGTGGGCGTCGCGCTGTTCACCATCGCGTCCGTCCTCTGCGGCATCGCATGGGACGAGACCACGCTGGTGATCGCCAGGCTGCTGCAGGGCGTGGGATCGGCGATCGCCTCGCCGACGGGCCTGGCCCTGGTCGCGACCACCTTCCCGAAGGGGCCTGCACGTAACGCCGCGACGGCCGTGTTCGGCGCCATGACCGCGATCGGCTCCGTGATGGGCCTTGTCGTCGGCGGCGCGCTGACCGAGGTGTCCTGGCGATGGGCGTTCCTGGTCAACGTGCCGGTCGGCATCGTGATGATCTACCTGGCCCGCACCAGCCTGCGCGAGACGCACAAGGAGCGGATGAAGCTCGACGCGACCGGCGCCATCCTCGCCACGCTTGCCTGTACGGCTGCAGTCTTCGGCTTCTCCATGGGCCCCGAGCAGGGTTGGCTGTCGCCGATCACGCTCGGCTCGGTCGCCGCCGCAGGCGTCTTCTTCATCGCGTTCCTCATCGCCGAGCGCACTGCGCAGAACCCCGTCGTGCCGTTCAGTCTCTTCACCGACCGCAACCGGGTGGCCACCTTCGTCGCCGTCTTCCTCGCGGGCGGTGTGCTTTTCACGCTGACCGTCACCATCGGGCTGTACGTGCAGGACATCCTCGGTTACAGCGCGCTGCGGGCAGGCATCGGCTTCATTCCGTTCGTTCTCGCGATGGGCGTCGGCCTCGCCGTCTCCTCGCAGCTGGTGTCGGTGTTCTCACCGCGCGTGCTGACGATCGCAGGCGGCGTGCTGGTGCTCGGCGCCATGATCTACGGGTCCACCCTGAACGCGGGCATCCCGTACTTCCCGAACCTCGTCGCGCCGATCGTGATCGGTGGCATCGGGATCGGCACGATCGTCGTCCCGCTGACCATCTCCGCGATCGCAGGCGTCGGCTTCGACCAGATCGGTCCCGTTTCCGCTATCGCGCTGATGCTGCAGAACCTCGGCGGCCCGCTGGTGCTCGCCATCATCCAGGCCGTGATCACGTCGCGGACGCTGTATCTGGGCGGCACGACGGGTCCGGTGAAGAACATGGACGCTTTCCAGTTGCACGCCCTGGATCAGGGCTACGCGTACGGCCTGCTGTGGATTGCCGCGGTGGCAATTTGCGTCGGCGTGGTCGCACTGTTCATCGGCTACACCGCCGAGCAGGTCGCCCATGCCCAGGAAGTCAAGGACGCGATCGACCAGGGCGAGCTCTAGCGATCTCGGCGCGGCTGGGTGTACCGAGCGCCGCTGGGCACGCAGAACCCGCATCTGGGTAGGCTGGCAAGCCATGTCTGCGGCGGGCGGTTCCAGCGGGTCGACCGACCACTCCGCACCGCGTCTGACAACGCATGTTCTAGGTATCGCGATCTTCGCGATCACCGGCATGCAGTTGATGGCCACGCTCGACGGCACCATCGTCATCGTCGCGCTGCCGCGACTGCAGGCCGAACTCGACCTGTCCGACGCGGCCAAGAGCTGGGTCATCACCGGATACGTGCTCACATTCGGCGGCCTGTTGTTGATCGGCGGCCGGGTCGGTGACGCCATCGGACACAAGCGCGCGTTCCTCTCCGGCGTCGGCGTGTTCACGATCGCATCGCTGGTGTGCGGACTGGCCACCGACGGAATCACCCTGATCATCGCCAGGGCGGTGCAGGGCACCGGCGCGGCGATCGCAGCACCCACCGGACTCGCGTTGATCGCGACCACCTACGCCGTCGGGCACGCCCGCAACCGCGCATTCGCCGTCTCGGCCGCCATGCAGGCGTCGGGTTCAGTGCTTGGGCTGGTGCTCGGCGGCGCGCTGACCGTCGTGTCCTGGCGGCTGGCATTCCTGATCAACGTCCCGATCGGCATCGTCATCATCTGGGTCGCGGTCACCCGGTTGGCCGAGACGAACCACGAACGGCTCAAGCTCGACGTCGCAGGCGCGGCGCTGGCCACGCTCGCCTGCACGTCGGCGGTGCTGGTGTTCACCCAGGGCCCGCCGCGCGGCTGGATCGACCCGTGGGTGATCGGCGCGGGTGTCGCCGCAGTGGTCTTCCTGGCCGCGTTCCTGTTCGTCGAGAGGACCGCGGAACACCCGATCGTCCCGTTCACGGTGTTCGACAACCGCAGCCGCGTCATGACCTTCCTATCGCTGTTCATGGCCGGCGGCGTGATGCTGACCGCGACCGTGATCATCGGTCTCTACGTACAGGACGTGATGGGCTATTCGGCACTGCGCGCCGGTGTCGCCTTCCTGCCGTTCGCGGCCGCGTTCGGTTTCGGCACCGTGCTGGCCACCCGCGTGGCCCCGCACATCGCGCCGCGATGGCTGATCATCGGATGCGGAACGCTGGTGCTCGCGGCGATGTTGTACGGCTCCACACTGGACCGCTCGATCTCCTACTTCCCCGACTTCGTCGCGCTGATCGTGGTGGGCGGCTTCGGAATCGGCGTCATCTCGGTGGTGCTGCCGCTGTGCGCGGTGGCCGATGTCGGGCCTCGTGAGATCGGGCCGGTGTCGGCGATCCAGCTGATGGTCTACAACCTCGGCGGACCGCTGGTGCTCGTGGTGATCCAGGCCGTCATCACGTCGCGCACGTTGTATCTGGGCGGCACCACGGGACCGGTCTCCGATATGACGCCCGCCCAGCTCGACGCGCTCGACGCCGGCTACACCTACTCGCTGCTGTGGGTCGCCGGTATCGCGGTGGTCGTCGGCGCCGCGGCGCTCGGAATCGGTTTCACCGCACGGCAGATCGCCGCCGCCCAGCACACCCGTGAGGCGTTTGAGGCGGGCGAACTCGAGGAAGGCGAGTTGGAGGAAGGCGAGCCGCAAGAAATGCGACCGCCGAGCGACCGCTGATGACACACTTTGCGACGTGAGCACCGGTCGCGTCAGATACGCGCGCAACGGGGACATTCGGCTGGCCTATCGGGTGATGGGCGACGGTGACATCCCTGTCGTGCTGGTCCCTGGATGGGTCAGCAATGTCGATCTCTACGACGACCCCACTACCTTGTATGCCGGAGTCGCGGAGCGGTTGAGCCGGCATGTGCGACTGATCGTGTGGGACAAACGCGGCACGGGGCTGTCGGACCCTGTCTCCCATGTCCCGCCGATCGACGAACGTATGGACGATCTGCGTGCCGTGTTGGACGCGGCCGACATCGAATACCCGGCGCTGATCGGGATCTCGGAGGGTGGCCCGATGAGCCTCCTGTTCGCCGCAACCTATCCGGAGCGAGTGCGTTCGCTGTTGCTCATGGGCACCACTGCCAGGTTCTCACAAGAACTGCCTGATCGCCCATGGGGGCTCACGCCAGAACAATTCGTGGCGGGACATGAAGACATCGAAAACAATTGGGGCGAGGGAGCGTTGGCGGATTTCTTCTTCGGGCCTGTCGCCGACGTACCGGGTGTCCGAGAGATGTGGGGCAGGGAGCAGCGGGCGTCCGCAAGTCCGATGATGGCGCGCTTGATGTGGCAGGCGGTAGAGGACATGGACATCCGGGCTGTGCTGGAAAGCGTCCGCACACCCACCCTGGTGCTTGGCCGCCGGGGAGACCGCATCGCACCCTTCGAGTCCGCCACAGAGCTGGCGGCCCGAATACCGAATGCCGAGCTGCAGGAGTTGCCGCCGGGCGAGCACTACGCTATCGACCTTGTCGAGCTGCTTCCACAAGCAGTGCTGAAATTCATTGGCCGACAGGCAGATGCTGCTCCTGCCGA is a genomic window of Mycobacterium sp. ITM-2016-00318 containing:
- a CDS encoding magnesium chelatase subunit D family protein gives rise to the protein MPGYPFSAIVGHDRLRLALVLCAVRPEIGGVLIRGEKGTAKSTAVRGLAQVLAAVDPDSALVELPIGATEDRVVGSLDLQRVLRDGEHAFSPGLLARAHGGVLYVDEVNLLHDHLVDVLLDAAAMGRVHIERDGISHSHEARFVLIGTMNPEEGELRPQLLDRFGLTVDVHASREVDVRADVIRARMAFEADPAAFAASYAEQDAELARGIAAARAAVGDVDLPDNELRRIAALCAAFDVDGMRADLVVARTAVAHAAWRGSRVVEETDIRVAAELALPHRRRRDPFDDPGLDPQQLDDAMAQSQEQAGDPNPEPDPDSPDDGGGAPVTDSDRPQPQGNSSPTTRPSAAPSGVFRTRTLQVPGVGEGAPGRRSRARNRTGTPVSSTAEPDEGHGLHVFATLLAAARRQQRPGRPRPTADDVRRAIREGREGNLVIFVVDASGSMAARDRMSAVSGATLSLLRDAYQRRDKVAVITFRGQDATVLLPPTSSVHIAGRRLTRFDTGGKTPLAQGLLAARDVVVREKARDRARRCLVVVLTDGRATGGPDPLGRARIAAARLLAEGAAAVVVDCETSFVRLGLAEDLARHLGAPAVRLAQLRADNLTAVVRTAA
- the cobO gene encoding cob(I)yrinic acid a,c-diamide adenosyltransferase, which translates into the protein MPQGQPLAVPDDGLTTRVRRNAPLLAVHTGAGKGKSTAAFGMALRAWNQGFDIAVFQFVKSAKWKVGEEAAFRELGRVHDEHGVGGPVEWHKMGSGWSWSRKAGTDVDHAAAAADGWAEIARRLAEERHDFYVLDEFTYPLKWGWIDTDEVVATLAARPGTQHVVITGRDAPQSLLDAADLVTEMTKVKHPMDVGRKGQKGIEW
- a CDS encoding cobyrinate a,c-diamide synthase, whose amino-acid sequence is MGVPAVVIAAPASGSGKTTVATGLIGALRQAGHRVAPFKVGPDYIDPGYHAIAAGRPGRNLDPVLVGDDLIGPLYRHGGDGCDIAVVEGVMGLFDGRIEPTMTGPATGSTAHVAALLGAPVILVVDAKGQSHSMAALLHGFSTFDDTTRIAGVILNRVGSPRHAEVLQQACEHAGIPVVGALPRLDELSVPSRHLGLVTAIEHGEHARAAVAAMTSLVAAHVDLAGVVAAAGGHVTADPWSAEDAVGDRTACGVTVALASGRAFSFSYAEHSELLRAAGADVVEFDPLIDGLPAGCAALVLPGGFPEEFSTELSANVPVRQQIAALAATGAPVHAECAGLTYLVDELEGYPMCGVLSGSARFTDRLTLAYREAAATADSTLYAAGERAIGHEFHRTTVTFADSYHPAWVYRGRDVAAVRDGAVHGGVHASYLHTHPAARPHATARFVEAARNL
- the cobA gene encoding uroporphyrinogen-III C-methyltransferase, with the protein product MTSENAYLVGLRLAGRKVVVVGGGTVAQRRLPLLVATGADVHVISRSATPAVEAMSGITLTLRVFEDGDLDGAWYVIAATDDPDVNAAVVDGAERRRVFCVRADAGSEGSAVTPATFDYEGLAVGVLAAGDHRRSAAIRSAIHEAFQQGLITGEAPGVVHGGVALVGGGPGDPELITVRGRRLLANADVVVADRLAPPELLAELPPHVEVIDAAKIPYGRAMAQDAINAVLIERAKEGKFVVRLKGGDPFVFARGYEEVIACANAGIPVTVVPGVTSAIAVPAMAGVPVTHRAITHEFVVVSGHVAPGHPESLVNWDALAAMSGTVVLLMAVERIEQFAEVLLKGGRPADTPVLVVQHGTTSAQRTLRTTLGDAPEAIRSEGVRPPAIIVIGPVAAFGG
- a CDS encoding MFS transporter, encoding MTALNDAERAAIRRDAEGGTARALPEQAKPSAVSKTGRYPAWLPSRRFIAAVIAIGGMQLLATMDSTVAIVALPKIQDELNLSDAGRSWVITAYVLTFGGLMLLGGRLGDTIGRKRTFIVGVALFTIASVLCGIAWDETTLVIARLLQGVGSAIASPTGLALVATTFPKGPARNAATAVFGAMTAIGSVMGLVVGGALTEVSWRWAFLVNVPVGIVMIYLARTSLRETHKERMKLDATGAILATLACTAAVFGFSMGPEQGWLSPITLGSVAAAGVFFIAFLIAERTAQNPVVPFSLFTDRNRVATFVAVFLAGGVLFTLTVTIGLYVQDILGYSALRAGIGFIPFVLAMGVGLAVSSQLVSVFSPRVLTIAGGVLVLGAMIYGSTLNAGIPYFPNLVAPIVIGGIGIGTIVVPLTISAIAGVGFDQIGPVSAIALMLQNLGGPLVLAIIQAVITSRTLYLGGTTGPVKNMDAFQLHALDQGYAYGLLWIAAVAICVGVVALFIGYTAEQVAHAQEVKDAIDQGEL
- a CDS encoding MFS transporter, whose protein sequence is MQLMATLDGTIVIVALPRLQAELDLSDAAKSWVITGYVLTFGGLLLIGGRVGDAIGHKRAFLSGVGVFTIASLVCGLATDGITLIIARAVQGTGAAIAAPTGLALIATTYAVGHARNRAFAVSAAMQASGSVLGLVLGGALTVVSWRLAFLINVPIGIVIIWVAVTRLAETNHERLKLDVAGAALATLACTSAVLVFTQGPPRGWIDPWVIGAGVAAVVFLAAFLFVERTAEHPIVPFTVFDNRSRVMTFLSLFMAGGVMLTATVIIGLYVQDVMGYSALRAGVAFLPFAAAFGFGTVLATRVAPHIAPRWLIIGCGTLVLAAMLYGSTLDRSISYFPDFVALIVVGGFGIGVISVVLPLCAVADVGPREIGPVSAIQLMVYNLGGPLVLVVIQAVITSRTLYLGGTTGPVSDMTPAQLDALDAGYTYSLLWVAGIAVVVGAAALGIGFTARQIAAAQHTREAFEAGELEEGELEEGEPQEMRPPSDR
- a CDS encoding adenylate/guanylate cyclase domain-containing protein — encoded protein: MSTGRVRYARNGDIRLAYRVMGDGDIPVVLVPGWVSNVDLYDDPTTLYAGVAERLSRHVRLIVWDKRGTGLSDPVSHVPPIDERMDDLRAVLDAADIEYPALIGISEGGPMSLLFAATYPERVRSLLLMGTTARFSQELPDRPWGLTPEQFVAGHEDIENNWGEGALADFFFGPVADVPGVREMWGREQRASASPMMARLMWQAVEDMDIRAVLESVRTPTLVLGRRGDRIAPFESATELAARIPNAELQELPPGEHYAIDLVELLPQAVLKFIGRQADAAPAERVLSTVLFTDIVGSTEMLAAQGDDHWRRQLDDHDHLVDVVLARYGGRRAKHTGDGIFALFDGPTKAARCGLDLIPALATHGIPIRAGVHIGECEKRGDEWSGMAVHVGARIGAIAGVGEVLTSRTVRDLSAGSGLVFEGLGLHRLKGLPEDTEVFRVKAA